Proteins encoded together in one Amblyomma americanum isolate KBUSLIRL-KWMA chromosome 1, ASM5285725v1, whole genome shotgun sequence window:
- the LOC144098526 gene encoding uncharacterized protein LOC144098526 isoform X1, whose protein sequence is MMSRRAMCVRPSSPDQPTPQLHPPGSGLHLAIQDDLGQGAECCPERSQDNASRVTRPAGKPPAAEVAKRFVASVRRLSLAFEESGADDYHHHDYRKGRLGSEKYECGNAACRAQPSAVPPATGTLITQSSNPFPEGKDIDLGLTHRRLCGADFAGKGPGCHHLVMAAAAPASRCHCALQSLKRPDAQQTILAAI, encoded by the exons ATGATGAGTCGCAGAGCTATGTGCGTCCGTCCAAGCAGTCCTGACCAGCCCACTCCTCAGCTCCATCCACCTGGTTCCGGTCTCCACCTCGCGATACAGGATGATCTTGGTCAAGGAGCCGAGTGCTGCCCCGAGAGGAGCCAGGACAACGCAAGCCGCGTCACACGGCCAGCTGGGAAGCCACCGGCCGCCGAGGTCGCCAAGCGCTTCGTGGCCTCCGTCCGGCGCCTCTCCCTTGCCTTCGAAGAAAGTGGCGCTGACGACTACCACCACCATGACTACCGGAAGGGGCGCTTAGGCTCGGAGAAGTACGAGTGCGGGAATGCAGCCTGCCGGGCGCAGCCGTCAGCCGTCCCCCCAGCGACAGGCACG CTAATAACACAGTCCTCGAACCCGTTTCCAGAGGGGAAAGACATCGACTTGGGCCTCACGCATCGCCGCCTTTGCGGTGCAGACTTCGCAGGCAAAGGCCCAGGCTGCCATCACCTCGTCATGGCGGC tgctgcacctGCCAGCCGCTGCC ACTGTGCCCTGCAGAGTTTGAAACGACCTGATGCGCAGCAGACCATCCTGGCAGCAATTTGA
- the LOC144098526 gene encoding uncharacterized protein LOC144098526 isoform X3 — MMSRRAMCVRPSSPDQPTPQLHPPGSGLHLAIQDDLGQGAECCPERSQDNASRVTRPAGKPPAAEVAKRFVASVRRLSLAFEESGADDYHHHDYRKGRLGSEKYECGNAACRAQPSAVPPATGTTSQAKAQAAITSSWRLLHLPAAATVPCRV; from the exons ATGATGAGTCGCAGAGCTATGTGCGTCCGTCCAAGCAGTCCTGACCAGCCCACTCCTCAGCTCCATCCACCTGGTTCCGGTCTCCACCTCGCGATACAGGATGATCTTGGTCAAGGAGCCGAGTGCTGCCCCGAGAGGAGCCAGGACAACGCAAGCCGCGTCACACGGCCAGCTGGGAAGCCACCGGCCGCCGAGGTCGCCAAGCGCTTCGTGGCCTCCGTCCGGCGCCTCTCCCTTGCCTTCGAAGAAAGTGGCGCTGACGACTACCACCACCATGACTACCGGAAGGGGCGCTTAGGCTCGGAGAAGTACGAGTGCGGGAATGCAGCCTGCCGGGCGCAGCCGTCAGCCGTCCCCCCAGCGACAGGCACG ACTTCGCAGGCAAAGGCCCAGGCTGCCATCACCTCGTCATGGCGGC tgctgcacctGCCAGCCGCTGCC ACTGTGCCCTGCAGAGTTTGA
- the LOC144098526 gene encoding uncharacterized protein LOC144098526 isoform X2: protein MMSRRAMCVRPSSPDQPTPQLHPPGSGLHLAIQDDLGQGAECCPERSQDNASRVTRPAGKPPAAEVAKRFVASVRRLSLAFEESGADDYHHHDYRKGRLGSEKYECGNAACRAQPSAVPPATGTRGKTSTWASRIAAFAVQTSQAKAQAAITSSWRLLHLPAAATVPCRV from the exons ATGATGAGTCGCAGAGCTATGTGCGTCCGTCCAAGCAGTCCTGACCAGCCCACTCCTCAGCTCCATCCACCTGGTTCCGGTCTCCACCTCGCGATACAGGATGATCTTGGTCAAGGAGCCGAGTGCTGCCCCGAGAGGAGCCAGGACAACGCAAGCCGCGTCACACGGCCAGCTGGGAAGCCACCGGCCGCCGAGGTCGCCAAGCGCTTCGTGGCCTCCGTCCGGCGCCTCTCCCTTGCCTTCGAAGAAAGTGGCGCTGACGACTACCACCACCATGACTACCGGAAGGGGCGCTTAGGCTCGGAGAAGTACGAGTGCGGGAATGCAGCCTGCCGGGCGCAGCCGTCAGCCGTCCCCCCAGCGACAGGCACG AGGGGAAAGACATCGACTTGGGCCTCACGCATCGCCGCCTTTGCGGTGCAGACTTCGCAGGCAAAGGCCCAGGCTGCCATCACCTCGTCATGGCGGC tgctgcacctGCCAGCCGCTGCC ACTGTGCCCTGCAGAGTTTGA